The genomic window TGCCGTTTCTTCTCAAAATACCCGTGGCAGCCATTTTGATATAAAGCTTCTCGGCGAAGGACCGTTCGTGTTTTTGGCTTCGGCCCTGACCGTGCACCTGTTGTCGCTGTGAGTTGGCCTTTGTCTCCGTTCGGAAACGCGGACGTGCTGCTTCTTTTCGGCGTCCGTACGCGAAAGGCAGCCCGCCCTGCTGCCGTTCCTCCGGACCGCTGGTCGCACCTTCCCTTAGGCCTAACCTTGCATCCACTGCTTATTTGTGACCGACCAGATACTACCGGTGGCCGCGTCTTGCTTTGCTGTTAGCTGTGCTCTTTCGTGAGGGTTGATTTCCTGCCAGTTTGCGACGACATCGAGATTCTTCGGGAGTCTTGGGCATGCTTCCGCTGTGCGCGTGTGTTTTCATTGGCGGGAACAAATTGCCCGTACTTCATTGTCCCTTCGTCACCTTCGGACATGTCCAGACGCGCCCCGGGTCCTTCGCGCTCGTCACACCTTCATGGGCTGTGTTAGCCTACTCAATGTGTTCACGCGCGTTCCTAATTCTTagcggcctatttgtttttccttttcacGGCTTCAGAACTGGTCGTTCTACGTAGCCCTGAAAGCTTCCGTGTTGGATGCAGCCGCTTCAGGGGCATTTTATTGTTTGTGTAGTTAGTAACTTCTGGTGTTAATCTTGCCTCTTGTTCGTTTCAAGTTTATCTCAAACCTCTATTTAATCGCGCTGTATTTGTTGGTGACTTGAACAGCAGGTTACCGCTGCTGGCAAATttggcggcagtctggcaactTTTGCGTCGCCAAACGGAACCTTGCCCCGCTGCTAGTACAGTACCTTTGTCGCGATGGTTTGTGCATGCTATGATACTGCGCTTGCTTACGAGTTTTTGTCCTGTTCGACTCCCGAGTGCAACATTTGCCAAAGCCACAACGTTGGCATTGTCCACAGTTGCTTCTTGGTCCCGTGCGCAGGTAACCTGAAGCAGCATCAGCGATGGCCCGTACCAAGCAGACCGCCCGTAAGTCTACCGGTGGCAAGGCGCCCCGCAAGCAGCTGGCCACCAAGGCAGCGCGCAAGAGCGCCCCTTCGACGGGCGGCGTCAAGAAGCCCCATCGCTACAGGCCCGGCACCGTGGCCCTCAGGGAGATCCGTCGTTACCAAAAATCCACTGAGCTGCTCATCCGCAAGCTGCCTTTCCAGCGCCTCGTGCGCGAGATTGCACAGGACTTCAAGACCGATTTGCGCTTCCAGAGCGCGGCCATCGGAGCTCTCCAGGTGCGACTAAGGTTACGTGTTCACATGCGAATACGTCTGGCATTCTGGCGCGGTTGTTTTGGGCACCTACAGtgtacagtacggtccactgttaACGGGACCACACGAGTCTGCGGTAATCCGCGGTGCGCAAACTGCTAGCAAGATTTGAACGCGCCGAGCATACGGTCGGAATCGCGAGTGGTTCGTGCTTTGCGTCGTCTGCCACTTCCCCGCCCGGCGAGCGCTAGTGCTGTGTTCTGTTTCATTGGTTGGAAGGAGCTGCCTGTGCCCGTGGCATGCCGCATAAATTTTTGCCTGTCATCAAAGGCAGCCGTCTGGTTCGAATGTTGTGCAAATTTAAGCTTGCGCCTGAAATTTCTGTAAGCATTGACACTATAGGTTACCCAAGTGATAGTCTTCGTTATCCCTATCACAGAATTGCACAGCTGAGGGCGTATTTCTTCGCTGAACGAATTTTCGGTAGTGACAGCTTTTATATGGGGCATGACCAGGGCGCCTGAGGGCGACAGGCATCTCGTAGTTGAGCTCTTTACTAACGAATAGTCAGCGTGCATGCCGTCACTGCCATGGTAAACGGTCCACTGAAGATTGAGCTTGTGCTTACGTGCCCCCGTCACCAGACTTGTAAATTCTGTGGGGTGGCATGAAATCATCTCTCTCTTGCCAAACTTTCCGCGTAACATCTATGGATGACTTCTGCGCTTCCGTAACCGAAGAGTGGGGGCGACTTGAGCGTGATTCATCTTTCACGGTAGCTCTGTACATGTCTCCACCAACAAGGATGAATAAAGCCGGGCTCGATGCAGGACCTGACATCACCAAATACTAAACGACGCTTTTTATTCGTCTAACGTTAAAAGGCCATAGATCTTGCCTGCTCTTTTGTTATAAAAATACGACTATgttctcgtgttttacacacttCATTTCTCATGCGAGCACATATTGGGAAAGTGCTGTACTTTTCTTAAAAGTGCATGCTATCACGATTCGACATGTGGATATTCTTCACATGTTGCTTCTTTAATCAAGCACTTGCACAATTTAGAACATCAATACGATTTGTGAGGATGTAGCAAGCCAGAGCCAAAACATAGGGATGATGCTGTATTGATTCTTTGAAAAGATTTCATCCTCTAGCGTCTTCTTCAACTCACCCCGATGGAGTAGGGTTATGGTACTCGACAGCTGGCCTGAGCTCATGGGGCGAAATGGAGGTGGGAATGTTTAGGTACTTTGATtgcaaccccaggtggttgaaatttttagAGCCTTCACTGCATGGCTCATAATCGTACCGCTGTTCTACGGTGTTGAATTCCAACGTTTGTTATTATTACGCATTTCTTAGCATGCTTCTAAATGTATTCCCGTGGCTTTTCACTATTTGTAGCCTTTAATCAAAATTCCACCGCTGCAGTTCTGAATCGGTTTCAGAACTGGCGAGATGCCACACAAGAAGCGAGCTGTACCTTTTATGTGCCTGCCGACTACCTGACGGGGCGCCCGCAGAGCAGTGGCGGCATGAATCGCTCCGGGAAACAACGAACGCACTCGGCAAGCACAGGGGCGAAAAGTAGCGGACAGAATTTGATAAGCACGGCTTTCGCGTTTTTATGCACGTGCGCCACATTTACAAATCTCGCCACCAGTTCCCGGCCACGCATTCACACGTTCCCTCGAACAGTGGACTTATTTTTCCTGCCTGTTCCGTTCGGATTGCATTAACAGCCGGCTAAGCGTTCCACTTCAGCGAATCGCCTTCAAAAACAAGTTCTGTACTTACTCTTGTCACTGCTTCTGACTGGCCAGCTAAAGTTGCAAATCACTTGTCTTGGTGTGGCATGTGCTGCCATGATGGTGTACACCTGTCCAGGCCACTAGATTCTGTGCATACACAGCTGCCAGCATTGCTTCCGCCTGCACAATGCATGCCATCTATACTGGAAGCTGGACTACATCAAATGTTCTGTCCGCGCTTCATTCCCATCTTCTCAAGACCCTTTGCAAAACTTTGTCCTAGGGCCAGGTTTCTTGCTTGGTAGTGTGCTAATACCCAAAGGGTCTGTGATGGCAGTTCACTACAGAAAATATTGCTTGCTGCTGGTTGCATGTACAACGGTAATTTGACCTTAAGCCAGTTCACTGCATAATTCACCACAGGGACTAGAGGAAGGCGTAGAGTAGACTTCTATACTTTTGTTCCAAAAATGCAGATGTATGCACGGGAGAAAGTGCATGGAAAAGTTACTCGGTCACATCTGACATACTTCAGGCACCATTTCTGCTCTAAAGCCCTGTTAGGTAATGAAACTCGCAATATGAGAAAACAGTAGAGGGTGCTCACTTCGCCTCGCTTCTTTATAAGTTCAGCGTTTCCAGGGCTCGTATTCCAGAAATAACTAGAGTTGTGCAATGAGTTACTTATGAAAGTACAAGCTTCCGTCGTGCCTCTGGGAATGACCCTATTGAAGTGTACACAGTTCCCACGACTACAACACTAAATAATTACTGCAACATTCTCTGAACATGGGGGCATAAATATTCGTGTTTGTAAAGGGCTGAATATTTTGCGCTTTTGTCGGTTCTTTCACTTTTACTGACCACAACAAGGGAGCCACCACTCGGCTGCCGTCGCTCTCCATTAGTTGTTGTAACTGTTTTCacgtctttatatatatatatatatatatatatatatatatatatatatacacacacacaagaaaggtTATTTCTCCACCATACATGCATTTCACTCCTTGGATTCTTTGCATTTCAgggttgagtttttttttttttttttttttttttttccttccatttGCATTTTGAGCACCCGTGTGTGTTCCCTTAATTCGCGAGTTCGCGATCTAGGAAGATGTCCCTGCCTAGGTATCGGCTACAAGAGCTTGGGCTCTGGTGGCGGTCTCGCCCTGCTGGATCGCCCACAGTTGTTCTTCGGTGCCGCGTGAGCAAAAAGATTAAATTGAGCCCCATGTCCCTGCCTAGGTATCGGCTACAAGAGCTTGGGCTCTGGTGGCGGTCTCGCCCTGCTGGATCGCCCACAGTTGTTCTTCGGTGCCGCGTGAGCAAAAAGATTAAATTGAGCCCCATAAATGTCCGCATCTGAGTGCGACACCGCagcagtggctcacgagggagggggcaaagagggattaaaagggataaAGTTAAGAGATATGATAAAGATGGAAACACGTCTGAGTCCCAGGACTGGGTACCACTAGCTAGAGCAGGttagccagagctgcgctgtggTCGGCGGTCGCATGGGCACAACTATTCGGCACGGAATCAAGTGAGAGTCCAACAACGGTGCAGGGTTCAGTGCTAACAACTTATTGGCAATGTTTACATCTTCGGCAACTAGCCATGGCATTCGACGCCTCACTCGATAAGCCAGCTGGAGTCTAAAGCTGAAATGTTATATTGTGGGGTGTCCGTATGCTTGGTCGTGAGTTAACATTACTTCAGTGAGTCACTGCCACATGTGACTGCGTAAATGGGCATATCATTATCTACTAACACAGGCTGCGACTGCTGTAAGGGTTTTTGGTGCCTAGTGCTATGCCAGTTTTTCCATTGCCAACCTATCTGTCATGCTGTACAACTAGCACCAAGATACTCTAGAGGATGGTGTCCCTGTTGTCTTGTTCATGTTCCCTGCTTCTGTAATGGGCAAATTTGAGTGCCTGCAAAAATACTTTTGCCCCAGTGTTAAAGGTTATTGATGGTTGGGTTTCAGAGCGGCCGCTTGAGCAAACCATGGCAGCCTGCACTAATAGACTGACTTTCCAGGCTCTTGTCATAAACTGGGCGGCCAGTGGCCACAATCTTCGTGGAAATTGCTGAAGTAGTGCTCGGGCAGGACTGTGTGCAATGGCAGAGGCAATCTGAAGCTGTTCAGTTGTTTGGGGGCCTCTTGTTAGTAACTCCAGCTGTTGAGGACCGTAGCCTGACCCGCAGCCTGTGGTTGTTCATCTGTCCTTACAGGAAGCGAGTGAAGCATACCTTGTTGGCCTCTTTGAGGACACCAACCTTTGCGCCATCCATGCCAAGCGGGTGACCATCATGCCCAAGGACATTCAGCTGGCCAGACGGATCCGTGGGGAGCGTGCCTAGAGCGACTCCAAAAGAAcactcttcctctctctctcttcgcccCGCTCGTCGTCCTCTCTTCTACACGCATCATCGCCCCTTTCTTCTGTTCCAGTGTTCTTTTTGGTGGCAGCATTCGGCTAGCCTGGGACACACCATGCCACCAGCAGCCGTTCACGTGTCTGTGTTACCCAGTGCTGTGTGTGCTTTTGTTGCCGCACTCTCTGGCGTTATTTTTCAGCAGTGGCCACCACTGCGCGGCCGTGAACCTGCCAGTGCTCCCCTCCCGAAATCTCGAAAGTGCCCTGTGACATCTCATTGTTGTCCTGCTGCGTAATTCGCCTTTGCCCTCCCTTACTTTATGCCCACTGCATATGCTCGAGGCAATATTGGCCTACACTTCACAGGTTCTTTTTTgatgttgtattttttttctagACCTGTTAGTTCTGCGCACTTAATTTCATGAACCATGTCATCGTGTAGTGTTGCATTGACTGGTCGTGGTGCACAGATCGCAGCAGTTCTGCCATGTGCACACAACGTAGCCTTGGTTAGTCAACTTCACGGTGAATTCACAACCACTCCGAGAAACAGACATCACGGTGTATATGTCTATGTGTGGTTTTGAATTAAAATATGTACCACCTAAGGTAGCCCTGCATTGCAGCTGTATTGTTCAGCCTCTTGTAAACTGGTTtgaaggggagggggggcactTGCAGTCTGTGAAATTATTTTGCAAGCTTTTGTGCTAAAAGGGTGACAACACTGTCATGTGGAGTTTCGTTTCCATTCAGAGCTTTAGTCTACAAATGGGCCCCTTCTACCAATGCAATGTACTTATAAATACAATCTTGTTTGTTATGGCAAATCTGGATCCACATCGATGGGAAAAAAGCTAGGGAAATTGGGTTCGCTATCCTTGTGTAGTCTACAAATTCAATCCAAAAAGAACTGTGAATTATTTCATCTACAACTGCAGCTTTTACAAGCATTGCTCAGTTTAACATGAGCTATTGTTTGTGCACCAGATAATTTTCCAAGAGTCTCCTGTGTGTGTTCTcagattttgtttttatttttttttttctaccactgccagttttgctgtaaaaaaaaagggggaactgCCTTGTACTTTTCAGTTTTTATGGTTGTAATTTGTTGTATAtctgggactttttttttttcacttgtatgGAAGACGAGCTGTCTACTGTCACGTTTGTGTACAATTGTGTAGAGAGAGGGGCTAACAAGTGTTTTTAATAAGTGTTTGCATATCTATTCAACATCATGTCACCGCCATTATATCTTTCATGTAGAGCTAGTTAACTGGTCAAGCGACGGGTCGTCAATGTGTTTGTCAAATCTGGTCTTCACCGTGATTGAAACAATGAAATTGGAATAAAGTGCATCACATTCCAATTCACTGgctttgcttttttgggggggctctGCATGTGTACTTTAAGGAATCGAGTATAAAGTGGCTAGTCCAAACACAGCATCTATTTTGTGCTGCTGTGCAGAATGACTGGCTGGAGTGGTTTCATTTTCCCCCACTACTCTGACGCATTTTTTATGCCTCATGTTTTATCCTCAGGATTGGTCAATGAATCTTATGTCCCAGTGTTTCAGGTACTAGTTCATGCTAAGGGGGGGCTTGCATTTGCAGGAACTAATGGTACATTCACCGTGGCAGAATTAGTATTCAGCCACTTTATAAGTAGGGGTGCCACATCTGCACTAATTTCTTAGAATTCCCGTTGCTGCGATGAGCTGTGCTAAAATGCCCGACCAGCTTCAATCATCTTTGGTGTGCTAACTTCGGCTAGAAATTACAGTCCTATTAACTACTGTCACGGTGCTCTTCTAGGTTCCTCTAGATAATTATAGCGGGAGACCAGAACGAACATGGAGATTAGCGTCGTCCTTCTGTTCTCACGCTTTAACTACAATgtcatgccaactagcccaaaccacaaGAGGAAAGATAAAAGTGAACCCCATAGCTGTGCATCACAgtgggacacctcaacagtagctcagagGGATAAGGGTAAGGATGGATAAAAAGGTTTAGATAGAGGGGGAAGGAACTAGGGTAGCGCAGGGGCAGGCCATCCGGAAGTAGGGAGAAGATAGGAAAGTTGGACACGGTCACAGGAATCCAagaacggggcaccactcggcgagagcttttTGTCTGCTTTAGGAGATGGTGTAGGgcaagccagtcggccagagctgcactgtcgtcggagatcgcgtgggctcaaccggtcggcatgaaatccagaGAACGAGTcctactgtatatgctacctttaccaACGTGTACAGATATAAAACATCTATGAGTGTTGACCTTTACAGtaaatttagggggggggggggggggattcgcGAGCGCCCACAGAATCGCATGCGCGGCGCGGTACTTGGTTATGAATGGCGCAAAGAAACacgagttgattgatatgtggggtttaacgtcccaaaaccaccatatgataatgagacgccgtagtggagggctccggaaatttcgaccacctggggttctttcatacAGTTTCCTAAAATAAACTAGacggcactctggcgctgcgatcgttcagcgaccatgggaatgatgggtagtacacacaattgcctagtcttcgtacttgtggcttcgtttgttgctgtgtttcagttttgttttgaaagaaagaatcaACCTTTTTAAGCTTCGTCACCCAATTTGAAAAGGTAAGTTGAAAAAAATAAGGTAGTGAAGCGCAATTGTTgcacatttgctgatttttgtttcgtgagaaaacagttccaagccacacgaactcacacggagccaaaagcaggccaaagtacgaatattagacaaaaggtccgttcgattcacctgcacccgtcggaaccggttcacggctgtgcacgcgaagttcggAAATtttgcagcgtgagttcagcggtgcaggcagaGCACGACACTtgaaacaaatgacgatgtgccgacaaggtgcaggccttatttcttttcgcttaatttacaccgttcagcaAACACTCACCGATGGCAAATCGagcatgcggacagtttatgaggcgcaaagaTCTTGAAAATACACAGCGCGTTTGTAGAGGCaggtacggcgcctaagccacctacgtctaagtgctgcgtcgtctgctcagctgcacgcgcggctacaccaagccggcaccgtcagcgaaggaggtgcaggaaaatcgtgaaccggtgctgcaccttttctgcacctttcgaaacgaatggcagggttcagcggtcgtcaatgctgcaccgctgaaacgaatggcaaggtgcagcacctcgtgaactggttcacgtggtgcaggtgaatcgaacggaccttatggcagctcccatagacactagcgccagagttccctctagtaagtgctgcaggaaactctatgggttctttaacgtgcacccaaatctgagcacacgggcctacaacatttccgcctccatcggaaatgcagccgggattcgatcccgtgacctgcgggtcagcagccgagtaccttagccactagaccaccgcggcagggtaaAGAAACACGAgtgcgtgtctcttttttttttttttttttcatttgtgttcAGTGTTTCTATGCGCCGTTCATAAGTACGAACCCACAGCAACTCGCCTAATTGTCAGTGCTACTGAGCGTTTGCCGTAGTTACAATTGAGCGCGTGCATCTTTGTCTGACCCGTGAACTCTTTTAATATCcgtgtttcttttctctctcgcaTGCAGTTAGCGAGACACAATTAAGGCCCAATGAAATCACGTAAAAAAGGCACCTAGTAGGTCAGCAATTGGGAAAATTTTCAATTACGCGCCATGTGTTTGCATGACGTCACATCCAATTGTGACGtcatatttttattgttttttgttttcgcgTTGATGGTGACAAGGAGTTTcttacaatacttactagagggaactctggcgctagtgtataAGGGAggtgcaacgcacggtgcttcagcgagcatgggaatgatgggtagtacacaccatagagtttctatggtacacacatttgtctaatattcgttcttctggcctgcttttggctccgtgtgtgttcgtgtggcttgaagctgttttcttacaaaacaagtattagcaaactTTCCGTGGTTGcgcttcaatattttttttagacttactttacACATCGgctcatgaagttcaaaagggttcaatctcTCTTTCAAAGCAAAACCGAaagacagcaataaacgaagccgcaagtacgattcgccgcccgcaagtacgaagactaggcaaatgtgtgtactacccgtcattcccatggtcgctgagcgatcgcagcgccagagtgccctatagttaattttgagaaactctatgctacCAACGCCTcgtctagaaagatgcctgaggaatagctcgcgctcccagcggagttggcctgccttcagttttaaacaagctccgtgcAATGGCGCTTGCGCCCGACACTATCatggaaaacaaccaggaggacgctttgacaggtagaattgcgaaaaaccagaaaaaaggtaaaagaaaaaggaaaaaggcgcgtgttgcaattagttacataaacatgcagggtggcagaaagaaggcaaaatggttagagattgaggagcagttaaacaaagaacagataggcgtgtat from Rhipicephalus microplus isolate Deutch F79 chromosome 7, USDA_Rmic, whole genome shotgun sequence includes these protein-coding regions:
- the LOC119180328 gene encoding histone H3.3A: MARTKQTARKSTGGKAPRKQLATKAARKSAPSTGGVKKPHRYRPGTVALREIRRYQKSTELLIRKLPFQRLVREIAQDFKTDLRFQSAAIGALQEASEAYLVGLFEDTNLCAIHAKRVTIMPKDIQLARRIRGERA